In Cyanobium sp. Tous-M-B4, a single genomic region encodes these proteins:
- a CDS encoding DUF938 domain-containing protein, producing MLFSPACERNKGPILAVLKECLPAHAQVLEIGSGSGQHAAFFCEQIAGLSWQASERQESLLDLQAQLEALSPALPAAIALDVTDVGQWPRQGFDAVFSANTCHIMSAAALPHLLAGASRVLRPSGLLLLYGPFHDGGVHTAASNAAFDQHLRSLDPAMGVRDAIELVQQAQNLGLERLADLPLPANNRMLVLERR from the coding sequence ATGCTGTTTTCCCCCGCCTGCGAGCGCAACAAAGGGCCGATCCTGGCTGTGCTTAAAGAGTGTCTGCCTGCCCACGCCCAAGTACTGGAGATCGGCTCGGGCAGCGGCCAGCACGCAGCGTTCTTCTGCGAGCAAATCGCAGGCCTCAGCTGGCAGGCCAGTGAACGCCAAGAGAGCCTCCTTGATCTGCAGGCCCAGCTGGAGGCCCTGAGCCCCGCGCTGCCAGCAGCCATCGCCCTGGATGTCACGGACGTTGGGCAGTGGCCACGCCAGGGCTTCGATGCTGTTTTCAGCGCCAACACCTGCCACATCATGTCGGCAGCGGCCTTACCGCATCTGCTAGCCGGAGCCTCGCGGGTGTTGCGGCCGAGCGGGCTGCTGCTGCTCTACGGCCCCTTCCACGACGGCGGCGTTCACACTGCCGCCAGCAACGCCGCCTTCGACCAGCACCTGCGCAGCCTCGATCCAGCCATGGGGGTGCGTGATGCCATTGAGCTGGTGCAGCAAGCCCAAAATCTCGGTCTCGAGCGCCTAGCCGATCTGCCCCTGCCAGCCAACAATCGAATGCTGGTGCTCGAGCGTCGATGA
- a CDS encoding aminotransferase class I/II-fold pyridoxal phosphate-dependent enzyme has product MAKVLSPIIPELAALVHQTPGTLSLAQGMVGWDPPPGVALAVAEALAAGGPALHRYGPLRGDPELLAAITAKLTNQNDLDLTGAELLVTAGSNMAFNAVAQVIAAGPPGEPSEVILPVPFYFNHVMAVQLAGAVPVPVQAGLIPDPERLAAAITPRTRAIVTVSPNNPSGVVIPAQVLAAINQLCALHGLFHISDEAYEQFVYGEEPHWSAGSLPGSAAHTVSLHSLSKAYGLAGWRLGYTAVPQALLPPLLKVQDTVLICPPRLTQHAARAALAAGPAWCAPRIAALAELRLQLLAAVAEQQDQGLPVRLLAQPDGAFYGLLQVAAPLPFAADTLMRRLVLEHRVATLSGGSFGLDSSDAGPVLRLSYGLLDAADLAEALDRLFSGLRRLLATAGPSDP; this is encoded by the coding sequence TTGGCGAAGGTACTCAGCCCAATCATTCCTGAGCTGGCTGCCCTGGTGCACCAGACCCCAGGAACTCTGTCGCTGGCCCAGGGAATGGTGGGCTGGGATCCGCCACCGGGGGTAGCCCTTGCCGTGGCCGAGGCTCTGGCTGCCGGGGGGCCAGCGCTGCACCGTTACGGCCCACTCCGGGGTGATCCAGAGCTGCTGGCGGCGATCACAGCCAAGCTCACCAACCAAAACGACCTTGATCTCACAGGGGCTGAGCTGCTGGTCACAGCCGGCAGCAACATGGCTTTCAACGCGGTAGCTCAAGTGATCGCAGCGGGTCCCCCTGGGGAACCCAGCGAGGTGATCCTGCCTGTGCCCTTTTATTTCAACCACGTGATGGCGGTGCAGCTGGCCGGTGCCGTGCCGGTACCGGTGCAGGCCGGCCTGATACCCGATCCCGAGCGACTGGCGGCGGCAATCACCCCGCGCACCCGGGCCATCGTCACCGTGTCGCCAAATAACCCCAGCGGCGTGGTGATTCCGGCCCAGGTGTTGGCGGCGATCAACCAGCTCTGTGCGTTGCACGGCCTCTTTCACATCAGCGATGAGGCCTACGAGCAGTTCGTTTACGGCGAGGAGCCCCACTGGAGCGCCGGTTCGCTGCCCGGCAGCGCCGCCCACACCGTTTCGCTGCATTCGCTGTCTAAGGCCTATGGCCTGGCGGGCTGGCGGTTGGGCTATACGGCAGTACCGCAGGCGCTGCTGCCTCCCTTGTTGAAGGTGCAGGACACGGTGCTGATCTGTCCGCCCCGACTCACCCAGCACGCCGCCCGGGCCGCCTTGGCTGCTGGGCCGGCTTGGTGCGCGCCCCGGATCGCAGCCCTGGCGGAGCTGCGCCTGCAGCTGCTGGCTGCCGTGGCAGAGCAGCAGGACCAGGGCTTGCCGGTGCGTTTGCTGGCCCAGCCCGATGGGGCCTTTTACGGCCTGCTGCAAGTTGCAGCGCCGTTGCCCTTCGCTGCGGACACGCTGATGCGGCGGCTGGTGCTCGAGCACCGGGTGGCGACGCTGAGTGGCGGCAGCTTCGGGCTGGATTCCAGCGACGCTGGCCCAGTGTTGCGGCTCAGCTACGGCCTGCTCGACGCTGCGGATCTGGCTGAGGCCCTCGATCGGCTATTCAGCGGCCTGCGCCGCCTGCTTGCTACAGCTGGCCCCAGCGACCCATGA
- a CDS encoding YciI family protein: MRFVLWGTYCDNALAKRSPYREEHLAGLQGLKDAGTLITLGPTEGSTHVFGIYEAGSKEQVEALVKADVYWLNGIWTEVQVYPWIQAF; the protein is encoded by the coding sequence ATGCGCTTCGTGCTCTGGGGCACCTACTGCGATAACGCCCTCGCAAAGCGCAGCCCCTATCGGGAAGAGCACCTGGCCGGACTGCAGGGCCTTAAGGACGCCGGCACCCTGATCACCCTGGGCCCCACCGAAGGCAGCACCCATGTGTTCGGTATCTACGAGGCGGGCAGCAAGGAGCAGGTTGAAGCCCTTGTCAAGGCAGACGTCTACTGGCTCAATGGCATCTGGACTGAGGTTCAGGTGTATCCCTGGATCCAGGCCTTCTGA
- a CDS encoding c-type cytochrome — translation MAALVISAEPAWAAPEADGAELFANHCAGCHVNGGNIIRRGKTLRLAALERNGIDVPERIAVIAAAGQGQMSGYAAVLGDGGAEAVAAYVWQQAQLDWPKA, via the coding sequence ATGGCGGCACTGGTTATCAGCGCAGAGCCGGCCTGGGCTGCCCCTGAGGCGGATGGGGCTGAGCTGTTTGCCAACCATTGCGCTGGCTGCCACGTCAACGGCGGCAACATCATTCGCCGGGGTAAAACCCTGCGCCTGGCGGCCCTGGAGCGCAATGGCATCGATGTTCCGGAGCGGATCGCCGTAATAGCCGCCGCTGGCCAGGGCCAGATGTCGGGCTATGCAGCCGTGCTTGGGGATGGGGGGGCAGAGGCGGTGGCCGCCTACGTATGGCAGCAGGCCCAGCTGGATTGGCCTAAGGCCTGA
- a CDS encoding metallophosphoesterase produces the protein MPPVTLLHSADWQIGKPYARVSDPDKRALLRQVRLQAIGRIATHAAATAADLVVVAGDLFDSPTPGAADVSAVCAAIGTIPCAVLVIPGNHDHGAPGSVWHTPYFQAEQGRRAANLQVLLEATPIELESVVVLPCPLLRRTDASDPCGWLNGLNWTELPKNKPRLVLAHGSVHGFGATDLDAAGEPDDDNPGDASNRLRLDGAWMEHVDYVALGDWHGLKRVSEKVWYSGTPEADRFPRSADYRCGQVLQVQIGRGVLPQVSPLATGALSWHPLRVQLQQDSDLERLEAQLESLLGGRIGSDLLLLEVGGSLSLAGHRHYAELLERLDAQLLRLKLRGRCEAAPGEAELAELTQRPGDPLVARVAQELHRCLKIPGDANPTVVRLALSELHQTVAQLQG, from the coding sequence TTGCCACCCGTCACCCTGCTGCACAGCGCCGACTGGCAGATCGGCAAGCCCTATGCCCGGGTCAGCGATCCAGACAAACGCGCCCTGCTGCGCCAGGTGCGGCTCCAGGCAATCGGCCGGATCGCAACCCACGCCGCCGCCACAGCAGCCGACTTGGTGGTGGTAGCTGGGGATCTATTCGACTCACCCACGCCTGGAGCAGCGGATGTGAGTGCCGTGTGTGCCGCCATCGGCACGATCCCTTGTGCCGTGCTGGTGATCCCCGGCAACCACGACCACGGTGCCCCAGGCAGCGTGTGGCATACGCCCTATTTCCAGGCGGAGCAGGGGCGCCGCGCCGCCAACCTGCAGGTGTTGCTGGAGGCCACACCCATCGAACTGGAGAGCGTGGTGGTGCTGCCCTGCCCGCTTCTGCGTCGCACTGATGCGAGCGATCCCTGCGGCTGGCTCAACGGCCTCAACTGGACTGAGCTGCCTAAAAACAAGCCCCGGCTGGTGCTCGCCCATGGCTCGGTTCACGGCTTTGGTGCCACCGACCTTGATGCCGCTGGCGAGCCAGACGACGACAACCCCGGCGATGCCAGCAACCGTCTGCGGCTAGATGGGGCCTGGATGGAGCATGTTGACTATGTGGCACTGGGCGACTGGCACGGACTCAAACGGGTATCCGAGAAGGTTTGGTACAGCGGCACCCCCGAAGCAGATCGCTTTCCCCGCAGCGCCGACTACCGCTGCGGCCAGGTATTGCAGGTGCAGATTGGGCGGGGCGTGCTGCCCCAGGTGAGCCCCTTGGCCACCGGAGCGCTGAGCTGGCATCCCCTCCGCGTCCAACTGCAACAGGACAGCGATCTTGAGCGACTCGAAGCTCAGCTGGAAAGCCTGCTTGGCGGGCGCATCGGCAGCGACCTGCTGCTGCTGGAGGTGGGCGGCAGCCTCAGCCTGGCTGGCCATCGCCACTACGCAGAGCTGCTGGAGCGCCTGGATGCCCAGCTGTTGCGCCTGAAGCTGCGGGGTCGCTGCGAAGCAGCGCCGGGTGAAGCCGAACTAGCCGAGCTCACCCAGCGCCCCGGCGATCCCCTGGTTGCCCGGGTTGCCCAAGAGCTGCATCGCTGCCTGAAGATCCCTGGCGACGCCAACCCAACGGTGGTGCGTCTAGCCCTCAGCGAGCTGCACCAGACCGTGGCCCAGTTGCAGGGCTAA